A single genomic interval of Blastocatellia bacterium harbors:
- a CDS encoding YncE family protein: protein MSTTLRGTALRCVTLVLLLAAAPALLAQSSSVYHVTRTYTLGGDGGWDYVIPDPPNHRLFIGRQNRVMVVDENDGKLLGEVTGINGAHGVALAEHTGHGFATSGNDASVVMFDLKTFKVLGRIPAAEDADAIIYDPVSDRIFTFNGDAHSSTVIEPGAGKLITNIDLGGKPEYGLSAGDGKVYVNIVDKGEVVEIDARKLNVTRRWSVAPAKQPVAMAIDTKHHRLFSGCRSGVMAVSDYEAGKVVATAPIGAGVDGAGYDPATGDAFASNYDGTLTAIHQDGPDKYHVVENVQTAQGGRNMGLDPLAHRVFVVSAKFGPVPTETTAANPRRRPPMIPGSFMVMVVERQP from the coding sequence ATGAGCACAACCCTTAGAGGAACAGCTTTGCGTTGCGTTACGCTCGTATTGTTGCTTGCCGCCGCGCCGGCTCTACTGGCGCAATCGTCATCGGTATACCACGTCACTCGCACCTACACGCTCGGCGGCGACGGCGGCTGGGACTACGTCATTCCCGACCCGCCGAACCACCGGCTTTTCATCGGTCGCCAGAACCGTGTCATGGTGGTGGACGAAAACGACGGCAAACTGCTCGGCGAAGTCACCGGCATCAACGGCGCGCACGGCGTCGCGCTGGCCGAGCACACCGGCCACGGATTCGCCACCTCCGGTAACGATGCCTCGGTCGTCATGTTCGACCTGAAGACCTTCAAGGTGTTGGGCCGCATCCCGGCGGCTGAGGATGCTGACGCCATCATCTATGATCCCGTTTCTGACCGCATCTTCACTTTTAACGGCGATGCCCATTCGTCGACGGTCATCGAGCCCGGCGCCGGTAAGCTGATCACCAACATTGATCTCGGTGGTAAGCCCGAATACGGCCTCTCGGCGGGCGACGGGAAGGTCTACGTCAACATCGTAGACAAGGGCGAGGTGGTGGAGATCGACGCCAGGAAACTCAACGTGACGCGCCGGTGGTCTGTCGCGCCGGCCAAGCAGCCTGTGGCGATGGCGATTGACACCAAGCACCACCGCCTGTTCAGCGGCTGTCGCAGCGGGGTGATGGCGGTCTCAGACTATGAGGCAGGTAAAGTCGTGGCGACGGCGCCGATTGGAGCAGGCGTTGACGGGGCGGGCTATGACCCGGCCACCGGCGACGCTTTCGCCTCAAACTACGACGGGACTCTGACCGCTATTCATCAAGACGGACCTGACAAGTACCACGTCGTGGAGAACGTGCAGACCGCGCAAGGGGGGCGGAACATGGGGCTCGATCCGTTGGCGCATCGCGTATTCGTGGTCTCCGCGAAGTTCGGGCCTGTACCGACTGAAACAACAGCAGCCAACCCTAGAAGGCGGCCTCCGATGATCCCCGGTTCTTTCATGGTAATGGTGGTAGAACGCCAGCCCTGA
- a CDS encoding TonB-dependent receptor, whose amino-acid sequence MTGAARTQDNSLLSTVSGTVHDPAGAVIVGAQVELRSGDAVVQTTITDSTGNFKFTKVPSGAYDLNIQSAGFESTDLPVKVTTQTPAPLRVVLAVSGGHQEATVTSDSNQVSTETSDNQDSNALSGQALSNIPVFDQDYVGTMSRFLDSGSVGTSGATLIVDGMEVNNLGVSASAIKEVKINNDPYSAEFARPGRGRIEVITKPGSPEYHGTFNFLFRDYHLNARDPFALTRPPEQRRIYEGIFTGPIRHSKKTTFLLSINRNEEDLEAVVFALTPGGSIQENVATPVRNLLASGKINHTFSDTHNASFFYSYEKRSNRNQGVGGIVLPEAGTISELTENEIRINDQYFFSPRLFNQLRFLLGHYHAPIRSISNDPRIVVADTFIGGSAQADQLRTESHFELTDIVAYTSGRNTIKGGIDIPDFSRRGLDNNINQGGTFYFSSLADYAAGHPFSFQQQQGNGHLVFYEKIIDFFVQDDLRLRPNLMITVGLRRDWQNFIGDNNNFAPRLSFAYAPGKAGKTVLRGGAGVFYDRTGPRPIFDFLQFNGELLRLYVLTNPGFPDPLSGGAPLSAQPVSVTRLDPQVHIPYTLQYSCGIERQLKKATMAVTYIGSRGVSLFRSRDLNAPPPPNYLVRPDSTFGVIRQIESSGNSKSNALEISFRGNISRYFTGMAQYRLSRTSNDTSGITFFPANDYDLRGEWARADFDRRHRFEFLGTFNPGKLLNLGVAVSAYSGAPYTLTTGRDDFHTGVANARPAGVPRNSLQGPGYFDVDLRWSHDFLLSKAKKDKSPTVNVGVDAFNVLNRVNYVNFVGTLSSPFFGKAVTAQPPRRLQLSFRFKF is encoded by the coding sequence ATGACAGGTGCAGCGCGGACGCAGGATAACTCGCTTCTAAGTACGGTTTCAGGCACCGTACACGACCCTGCCGGCGCGGTCATTGTCGGCGCTCAAGTGGAGTTGCGGTCGGGAGACGCTGTCGTTCAAACAACAATTACCGACAGCACCGGAAACTTCAAATTCACCAAGGTTCCATCCGGCGCCTATGACCTCAATATACAGTCGGCGGGATTCGAGTCCACTGACCTGCCTGTCAAGGTGACTACCCAAACACCCGCGCCGTTGCGCGTTGTCCTGGCCGTCTCAGGAGGCCATCAGGAGGCCACAGTCACCAGCGACTCGAACCAGGTGAGCACCGAGACGAGCGACAATCAAGACAGCAACGCTTTGAGCGGCCAGGCGCTGAGCAACATCCCCGTCTTCGATCAGGACTACGTCGGCACGATGTCCCGCTTCCTCGATTCGGGGTCGGTCGGAACCAGCGGCGCGACGCTTATCGTCGACGGCATGGAGGTCAACAACCTGGGCGTCTCGGCTTCGGCAATCAAAGAGGTGAAGATCAACAACGACCCTTACTCAGCCGAGTTTGCGCGCCCAGGCCGTGGGCGGATTGAAGTCATCACCAAGCCCGGCTCGCCTGAGTATCACGGCACCTTTAACTTTCTCTTCCGTGACTACCACCTGAACGCGCGCGACCCATTTGCCCTGACCCGCCCGCCCGAGCAGCGCCGCATCTATGAAGGCATCTTCACAGGGCCGATCCGGCACAGCAAGAAGACCACCTTTCTGCTCTCGATCAACCGCAACGAAGAAGACCTCGAAGCAGTCGTCTTCGCGCTCACTCCCGGCGGCAGCATCCAGGAGAACGTCGCCACGCCGGTACGCAACCTGCTGGCTTCGGGCAAGATCAACCACACCTTCAGCGACACGCACAACGCATCGTTCTTTTACTCGTACGAGAAGCGCTCCAACCGCAACCAGGGGGTGGGCGGCATTGTGCTGCCGGAGGCCGGGACCATATCTGAGCTGACCGAAAACGAGATTCGTATCAATGACCAGTACTTCTTTTCACCGAGGCTGTTCAATCAGCTCCGCTTTCTGCTGGGGCATTACCATGCGCCCATCAGGAGTATCAGCAACGACCCGAGGATCGTCGTCGCCGATACCTTCATCGGCGGCAGCGCCCAGGCCGACCAGTTGCGCACCGAGTCGCATTTCGAGCTGACCGACATCGTCGCCTACACCAGCGGGCGCAACACCATCAAAGGCGGCATTGATATTCCCGATTTCAGCCGGCGCGGGCTGGATAACAACATCAATCAGGGCGGGACGTTTTATTTCTCAAGCTTGGCCGATTATGCAGCGGGCCACCCATTTTCTTTCCAACAGCAGCAAGGCAACGGCCACCTCGTCTTCTACGAGAAGATCATCGACTTCTTTGTCCAGGATGATTTGCGGCTGCGACCAAACCTGATGATCACGGTCGGACTGCGGCGCGATTGGCAGAATTTCATCGGCGACAATAACAATTTCGCGCCGCGCCTGTCGTTCGCTTACGCGCCCGGCAAGGCGGGCAAGACCGTGCTGCGCGGCGGTGCCGGGGTCTTCTATGATCGCACAGGGCCGCGCCCCATCTTCGACTTCTTGCAATTCAACGGCGAGCTACTCAGGCTGTATGTGTTAACCAACCCAGGATTCCCCGACCCGCTCAGCGGCGGCGCGCCGCTGTCGGCGCAACCGGTGAGTGTCACGCGGCTGGACCCGCAGGTTCATATTCCATATACGCTGCAGTATAGCTGCGGGATAGAACGACAGCTGAAGAAAGCGACGATGGCGGTCACCTATATCGGCTCACGCGGCGTTTCACTATTTCGCTCGCGCGACCTGAACGCGCCACCGCCTCCTAACTACCTCGTACGGCCCGACTCTACCTTTGGCGTGATCCGCCAGATAGAGTCGTCAGGCAACAGCAAGAGCAATGCGCTTGAGATCTCTTTTCGGGGCAACATCAGCCGTTACTTCACCGGGATGGCGCAATACAGATTAAGCCGGACATCCAACGACACGAGCGGCATCACCTTCTTCCCTGCTAACGACTACGACCTGAGGGGCGAGTGGGCGCGAGCCGACTTTGATCGGCGACACCGCTTCGAGTTTCTGGGGACATTCAACCCCGGCAAGTTGCTCAACCTCGGCGTCGCGGTGTCGGCCTACTCCGGGGCGCCGTACACACTGACGACGGGCCGCGACGACTTTCATACTGGGGTTGCGAACGCGCGCCCGGCGGGGGTGCCGCGCAACAGCTTGCAGGGGCCGGGATACTTCGACGTTGACCTGCGCTGGTCGCATGATTTTCTGCTAAGCAAAGCGAAGAAGGATAAAAGCCCGACGGTCAATGTTGGCGTAGACGCCTTCAACGTGTTGAATAGAGTCAATTACGTGAACTTCGTCGGCACGCTCAGTTCGCCCTTCTTCGGGAAGGCGGTCACGGCACAGCCGCCGCGAAGATTACAGCTCTCCTTTCGGTTCAAGTTTTAA
- a CDS encoding response regulator transcription factor, protein MRILLVEDEPRVAHFVAKGLREQSYAVDIAADGEAALHQASSNAYELIILDVMLPLKNGFEVCQQMRAQGIKQPVLMLTARDAVEDRVTGLDCGADDYLGKPFDFKELLARIRALLRRRKEFWPETVQVADLVVNTSSHAVTRAGRPISLTAKEYSLLEFFVLRAGKLVGRDEIAEHVWDENFDPFSNIIDVYVRRLRKKIDDGFEPPLIHTRRGEGYLLSADLEEDRV, encoded by the coding sequence ATGAGGATATTGCTGGTCGAAGATGAGCCGCGCGTCGCCCACTTTGTCGCCAAGGGGCTGCGCGAGCAGAGCTACGCCGTTGACATCGCCGCAGATGGCGAGGCAGCCTTGCATCAGGCGAGCAGCAACGCGTATGAGCTGATCATCCTCGACGTGATGCTGCCGCTGAAGAACGGCTTTGAAGTCTGCCAGCAGATGCGCGCCCAGGGCATCAAGCAGCCGGTGTTGATGCTGACGGCCAGAGACGCCGTCGAAGACCGCGTTACAGGACTTGATTGCGGCGCGGACGATTATCTCGGCAAGCCCTTCGACTTCAAAGAACTGCTGGCGCGCATCCGCGCCTTGCTCAGACGCAGGAAGGAGTTCTGGCCGGAGACCGTCCAGGTCGCCGACCTCGTGGTGAACACGTCGAGCCACGCTGTCACACGCGCAGGGAGGCCCATCAGCCTGACGGCGAAGGAGTATTCGCTGCTGGAGTTCTTCGTCCTGCGAGCCGGCAAACTCGTCGGACGCGACGAGATCGCCGAGCACGTTTGGGACGAAAACTTTGACCCCTTCTCGAACATCATTGACGTTTACGTCCGGCGGCTGCGCAAGAAGATTGACGACGGCTTTGAGCCGCCGCTCATTCACACGCGGCGCGGCGAAGGCTACCTGCTCTCTGCCGACCTGGAGGAAGACCGTGTTTAG
- a CDS encoding ATP-binding protein, with amino-acid sequence MFSSVRVRLTLWYVLVFGVLLSGFSLAIYLALSKSLYSRLDLSLASAAKTVVNSFQVETGERGGDAAAGAADTLSTLQLPDVYVAIYEGDHVLATNYPDGHPPTPPEALLAPESHGQMAFRTVSGFGEEGARQVWMPLQTKAGEYVVLITAPLHDLGEQLEAIQRTFYFGLPAALLAAGVGGFLLARKSLAPVVAMSNQAERISARNLHERLQIRNAKDELGHLASVFNELLSRLDRSFEGMRTFMADASHELRTPLSIIRGETDVALTQDRDPAEYKAALAIIQDEAKRLSRLVDDMLELARADAGQRPLRMADFYLNDLVDECCRAAQVLAAQKGISLQAEPAPDLSFSGDEDILRRMLLNLLDNAIKYTPAGGSVIVGIEAEAKAVRISVSDTGIGIPADALPQVFERFYRIAKARSRADGGSGLGLAIAKWAAEAHKGAIRVTSQLGRGSTFTVTLPL; translated from the coding sequence GTGTTTAGCAGTGTGCGTGTGCGTCTGACATTGTGGTACGTGCTGGTCTTCGGCGTCCTGCTGTCGGGCTTCAGCCTCGCCATCTATCTGGCGCTTTCAAAGAGCCTTTATTCGCGGCTCGACCTGTCACTTGCCAGCGCCGCGAAGACGGTGGTCAATTCATTCCAGGTCGAAACCGGCGAGCGCGGTGGGGATGCCGCCGCAGGCGCGGCCGACACCTTGAGTACGCTGCAACTGCCGGACGTTTACGTCGCCATCTATGAGGGCGATCACGTGCTGGCGACCAACTACCCCGACGGTCACCCGCCCACCCCCCCGGAGGCATTGCTCGCGCCAGAGTCCCACGGACAGATGGCCTTCCGCACCGTTTCCGGGTTCGGGGAAGAAGGCGCGCGGCAGGTATGGATGCCGCTGCAAACCAAAGCAGGGGAATATGTGGTATTAATCACAGCTCCGCTGCACGACCTGGGCGAGCAGCTCGAAGCCATCCAGCGGACCTTCTACTTCGGCCTGCCCGCAGCCCTGCTGGCCGCAGGGGTCGGCGGTTTTTTGCTGGCGCGCAAGAGCCTAGCACCAGTCGTGGCGATGTCGAATCAGGCCGAGCGCATCAGCGCCCGCAACCTCCACGAACGCCTGCAAATCAGGAATGCCAAAGACGAGCTCGGCCACCTGGCCAGCGTCTTCAACGAGCTGCTATCAAGGCTCGACCGCTCGTTCGAGGGCATGCGGACCTTCATGGCCGACGCCTCACACGAGTTGCGGACACCGCTGTCGATCATTCGCGGCGAGACCGATGTCGCCCTCACTCAGGATCGCGACCCCGCTGAATACAAAGCAGCGCTCGCCATTATCCAGGACGAGGCGAAGCGCCTGTCGCGGCTGGTCGACGATATGCTGGAGCTGGCGCGAGCCGACGCGGGCCAGCGCCCGCTGCGCATGGCCGACTTCTATCTCAACGATCTGGTGGATGAGTGCTGCCGGGCCGCACAGGTGCTGGCGGCGCAAAAAGGAATATCCTTGCAAGCCGAGCCTGCCCCTGACCTGAGCTTTTCAGGTGATGAGGATATCCTCAGGCGAATGTTGCTGAACCTGCTCGACAACGCCATCAAGTACACGCCCGCCGGCGGCTCCGTAATCGTTGGCATTGAGGCGGAGGCAAAGGCGGTCAGAATCAGCGTGTCAGATACCGGCATCGGCATCCCCGCCGACGCGCTCCCGCAGGTCTTCGAACGTTTTTATCGAATCGCTAAGGCGCGCTCGCGCGCCGACGGCGGCAGCGGCCTCGGCCTGGCGATAGCCAAGTGGGCCGCCGAGGCTCACAAGGGAGCGATCCGCGTCACCAGCCAACTCGGTCGGGGAAGTACGTTCACGGTCACCTTGCCGCTCTGA
- a CDS encoding PepSY domain-containing protein, which produces MHSIRRSIIGLALILALAFSVAASDKKSSQKQLAKEAKVTMKEARTTALKEVPGGKIKEAELERENGQLVYSFDIGTKAGIKEVQVDALTGKVVKVESETKEQEAKERAAEQKAAGKKKETTKKP; this is translated from the coding sequence ATGCATAGCATCCGCAGATCAATAATTGGACTCGCATTGATCCTGGCACTCGCTTTTTCGGTCGCCGCAAGCGACAAGAAGAGCAGCCAGAAGCAGCTGGCTAAAGAAGCCAAGGTCACAATGAAAGAAGCACGCACCACAGCGTTGAAGGAAGTGCCCGGTGGCAAGATCAAAGAAGCCGAGCTTGAGCGCGAGAATGGACAGTTAGTCTATTCGTTTGATATTGGCACCAAAGCGGGCATCAAGGAAGTTCAGGTTGATGCCCTCACCGGCAAGGTGGTCAAAGTAGAATCCGAAACCAAAGAGCAGGAGGCCAAAGAGAGGGCCGCCGAGCAGAAGGCAGCGGGCAAGAAGAAAGAGACGACGAAGAAGCCTTGA
- a CDS encoding metallophosphoesterase gives MPLSLRGRLTAIAFLLALAFACPATAPVASQSKEALAFAVIGDSGTGQAPQYEVARQMKAYREKVRFDFVLMLGDNIYPHGEAALFKPRFEDPYKDLLKEGVRFYASLGNHDLERGTEAALHYDKFSMEGHRYYMFSKAQGLIDFFALDSSVMTIEQRTWLEAALKASKARWKVAFFHHPIYCSARKHGSDLNLRKHLEPLFVRYKVDAAFAGHDHVYERMKPQKGIYYFTEGASGQLRKGNIDRRSEVFEAGNDTVNSFLVVQVDASKMKVEAVGSNGAILDQVVINKGR, from the coding sequence GTGCCATTATCGCTCAGAGGCAGGCTCACGGCGATTGCTTTTCTATTGGCGTTGGCCTTCGCCTGCCCGGCCACGGCGCCTGTCGCGAGTCAGTCCAAGGAGGCGCTTGCCTTTGCCGTCATTGGGGATTCAGGTACAGGGCAAGCGCCTCAATATGAAGTCGCCCGGCAGATGAAAGCCTACCGCGAGAAGGTGCGCTTCGATTTTGTGTTGATGCTCGGCGATAACATCTATCCGCACGGCGAGGCCGCTTTATTCAAGCCGCGTTTTGAAGACCCGTACAAAGACTTACTGAAAGAGGGCGTGAGGTTTTATGCCTCGCTCGGCAACCATGACCTTGAGCGCGGCACCGAGGCCGCGCTCCATTACGATAAGTTCAGCATGGAGGGCCATCGCTACTATATGTTCAGTAAAGCGCAGGGCCTGATCGACTTTTTCGCGCTCGATTCAAGCGTGATGACCATAGAGCAACGCACCTGGCTTGAAGCTGCGTTAAAAGCATCAAAGGCGCGATGGAAGGTGGCTTTCTTTCATCACCCGATATACTGTTCGGCGCGCAAGCACGGCTCTGATCTCAATCTCCGCAAACATCTAGAGCCGTTGTTCGTCCGCTACAAAGTGGACGCCGCTTTTGCGGGGCACGATCATGTCTACGAACGCATGAAGCCGCAGAAGGGTATCTATTATTTTACCGAAGGCGCGAGCGGCCAGTTGCGCAAGGGCAACATCGACCGCCGCAGCGAAGTGTTCGAGGCTGGCAACGATACCGTCAACTCGTTTCTGGTTGTACAAGTTGACGCATCGAAGATGAAGGTTGAGGCGGTTGGTTCTAACGGCGCGATTCTCGACCAGGTCGTCATCAACAAAGGCAGATAG
- a CDS encoding response regulator — MNMSAPSILIVEDEPALARLLDVLLSIDYKCTAAFSVKDVIDRLKAGPFELMLLDDELPDGSGLALLPFVRLVAPDMAVIVLSGKTDEQTVEKAMQNGASDFIGKPFNLAQVHEVVRKVL, encoded by the coding sequence ATGAACATGTCTGCACCATCTATCCTCATCGTGGAAGACGAACCAGCCCTGGCCCGTCTTCTCGATGTTCTACTCAGCATTGATTACAAATGCACAGCAGCCTTTAGTGTGAAGGATGTAATAGACAGGTTGAAGGCTGGCCCGTTCGAGTTGATGCTACTTGACGACGAACTGCCTGACGGGTCGGGCTTGGCGCTCCTGCCGTTCGTCCGTTTGGTCGCGCCTGATATGGCGGTGATTGTCCTGTCAGGCAAAACGGATGAACAGACAGTTGAGAAGGCCATGCAGAACGGAGCAAGTGATTTCATTGGAAAACCTTTCAATCTTGCTCAGGTGCATGAGGTGGTGAGAAAAGTGCTATGA
- a CDS encoding response regulator has product MSDQSSREQRDSQDYPASCKIDPALEVAKGERFGLYVIDNHFPDGTGVELCRAIRSFDAETPLIIYSGTSTSEDLEEGLRAGAQAFVLKPYLDALLMTMAKLLNA; this is encoded by the coding sequence GTGTCTGATCAAAGCAGTCGGGAACAAAGAGACTCCCAGGATTATCCAGCCTCCTGTAAGATAGACCCCGCCTTAGAAGTTGCTAAGGGAGAGCGGTTTGGTCTCTACGTCATTGACAACCACTTTCCTGACGGTACGGGCGTCGAGTTGTGTAGAGCGATACGAAGCTTCGATGCCGAGACCCCGCTCATCATCTACTCCGGTACGTCAACGTCGGAGGATCTCGAAGAAGGGCTGCGGGCCGGGGCGCAGGCGTTCGTCTTGAAGCCGTACCTTGATGCTCTACTAATGACGATGGCGAAACTGCTCAACGCCTGA
- a CDS encoding TonB-dependent receptor, producing the protein MDGLPALAQSLTAGTVEGTVTDPNGAVIPGATVTLENAQTGYNRKATTDDAGAFRFINVPPNKYSLSVSASGFNSAQQALDVRSSVPLSLKIPLAVGGTEASVEITGGEILIENVPSAHTDIDQSRINRMPIRSPGSGLSDVVTAAAPGVAADSNGAPHPLGDHFESSISLDNQPISDQQSKAFSTQIPVNAIQSLEVITGSVPAEFGDKTSMVINAITKSGLGLHKPTGSLSALYGTFGTTQEEATFGFGGAKAGNFTAFNFERSGRFLDAPEFTPLHDKGRTAGLFDRLDYNPTSQDALHLNLYFVRNFFQVPNTFDQEALGQDQRQLVHTINLALGYVHTFNQSTLLTINPYYRLDVVKYLPSADPFSDETQTINQQRRLNNVGVKADVAYNQGIHNAKVGVQLQHTLLTENFQFGITDPAFNDPASPDFLPGLAPFDLTRGGSLFTFHGHADIKQEAVYAQDLITLHSLALNLGLRYDNYDGISHGSLLQPRVGVSYSIKPTNTVLRASYTRNFETPYNENLVLSSVTGAGGLADGILGEATAQPLKPGRRNQFNVGIQQGIGRFIIVDGDYFWKYTRNAYDFNVILNTPIAFPISWDKSKIDGVAVRVTLANYKGLSAYFTAGHTRARYFPPESGGLFFNSDLPAGVFRIDHDQAFQTNAQVQYQFNQFKQLLPYVSFSWRYDSGLVAGSVPDFATALTLTPDQQAQIGLFCGNVFATPTQGLTDCTDAHRGATRVRIPADGTEDDDHNPPRIAPRHLFDLSVGTDNLLRTEQKRVTLRLSAINLTNKEALYNFLSTFSGTHFVPPRSFQAQLGFTF; encoded by the coding sequence ATGGACGGGCTGCCGGCATTGGCGCAATCCTTGACCGCAGGAACTGTTGAAGGTACGGTGACAGACCCCAACGGCGCCGTCATCCCCGGAGCCACCGTGACACTCGAAAACGCGCAGACGGGTTACAACCGCAAAGCGACGACAGATGATGCAGGAGCATTCCGCTTCATTAATGTTCCGCCAAACAAGTATAGCCTGAGCGTTTCGGCGAGTGGTTTCAACTCGGCGCAACAGGCGCTGGATGTGCGCTCATCGGTTCCGCTGAGCTTGAAGATTCCGCTTGCCGTAGGCGGCACCGAAGCAAGTGTTGAAATCACGGGTGGCGAAATTCTCATCGAAAATGTTCCGTCAGCGCACACCGACATTGACCAGTCGCGGATTAACCGAATGCCCATCAGGAGTCCGGGGTCGGGATTAAGTGATGTGGTGACGGCGGCGGCGCCGGGCGTCGCGGCCGACTCCAACGGCGCGCCCCACCCGCTCGGCGATCACTTTGAATCTTCCATCTCGCTCGATAACCAGCCCATCTCCGACCAGCAGAGCAAGGCGTTTTCGACGCAGATACCGGTCAATGCCATTCAATCGCTGGAAGTCATCACCGGCTCAGTGCCCGCCGAGTTCGGCGACAAGACGAGCATGGTGATTAATGCCATCACTAAGTCAGGCCTCGGACTGCACAAGCCGACCGGCAGTCTTTCGGCGCTCTACGGCACGTTTGGCACGACACAGGAAGAAGCCACCTTCGGCTTCGGTGGCGCGAAGGCAGGCAATTTCACGGCCTTCAACTTCGAGCGCTCCGGGCGCTTTCTCGACGCGCCGGAGTTCACCCCTCTGCACGATAAGGGAAGAACCGCCGGCCTTTTTGACCGGCTCGATTACAATCCCACCTCGCAGGATGCGTTGCACCTGAACCTCTATTTCGTGCGCAACTTCTTTCAGGTGCCGAACACCTTCGATCAAGAGGCCCTCGGTCAAGACCAGCGGCAGTTGGTGCACACCATCAACCTTGCCCTTGGATATGTGCACACGTTTAACCAGTCAACCCTGCTGACCATCAATCCGTATTACCGGCTCGATGTCGTCAAGTACCTTCCCAGCGCCGATCCCTTCTCTGATGAGACCCAGACCATCAACCAGCAGCGCCGGCTCAACAATGTCGGCGTCAAGGCCGATGTTGCCTACAACCAGGGCATTCACAACGCGAAAGTTGGCGTCCAGTTGCAGCACACCCTGCTGACGGAGAACTTTCAATTCGGCATCACCGACCCGGCCTTCAATGACCCGGCGAGTCCAGATTTCCTGCCGGGCCTTGCGCCATTCGATCTGACGCGCGGCGGCAGTCTGTTCACGTTTCATGGACACGCCGACATCAAGCAGGAGGCAGTCTACGCGCAAGACCTGATCACCTTGCACAGCCTGGCGCTCAATCTCGGCTTGCGCTATGACAACTACGACGGCATCAGCCACGGCAGCCTGTTGCAGCCGAGAGTCGGCGTATCGTATAGCATCAAGCCCACGAATACGGTGCTGCGCGCCTCCTACACGCGCAACTTCGAGACGCCTTATAACGAAAACTTGGTGCTGTCGAGCGTGACCGGCGCAGGCGGTCTGGCAGATGGTATACTCGGCGAAGCGACGGCACAGCCGCTGAAACCCGGCAGGCGCAATCAGTTCAATGTCGGCATCCAGCAGGGCATCGGGCGCTTCATTATCGTAGACGGGGATTACTTCTGGAAGTACACCCGCAACGCCTACGACTTCAATGTCATTTTGAATACGCCGATTGCATTCCCGATTTCCTGGGACAAATCGAAGATTGACGGCGTAGCAGTGCGCGTGACGCTGGCCAACTACAAGGGGCTGTCGGCCTATTTCACCGCCGGGCACACGCGGGCGCGCTACTTCCCGCCAGAGAGCGGCGGCCTGTTCTTCAACTCAGACCTACCAGCCGGGGTCTTCCGCATCGACCACGATCAGGCGTTTCAAACGAACGCGCAGGTACAGTATCAGTTCAATCAGTTTAAGCAGTTACTGCCGTATGTGTCTTTCTCGTGGCGTTACGATAGCGGCTTGGTCGCCGGCTCGGTGCCAGACTTTGCCACGGCGCTGACATTGACACCGGATCAGCAGGCGCAGATCGGCCTGTTTTGCGGGAATGTTTTTGCTACGCCGACGCAAGGGCTAACCGATTGTACGGATGCACATCGAGGAGCAACGCGAGTGCGCATTCCAGCGGACGGCACCGAAGACGACGATCACAATCCGCCGCGGATCGCGCCACGTCACCTGTTTGATCTGAGTGTCGGCACCGATAACTTGCTACGCACCGAGCAGAAGCGTGTGACGTTGCGCCTGTCGGCGATCAACCTGACGAACAAAGAGGCGCTGTATAATTTCCTTTCGACCTTCAGCGGCACACACTTCGTCCCGCCGCGCAGCTTCCAGGCTCAGCTTGGCTTCACCTTCTGA